The following coding sequences lie in one Ignavibacteria bacterium genomic window:
- a CDS encoding ammonia-forming cytochrome c nitrite reductase subunit c552 codes for MKFLTTSILLVLFVGFSFAQTANIEIEAMTPEKLHHYGYTTKSVSSGLNVVPNGTYVYLNAENLGSTEPFLPIWEVQSAPTGASVTFTYPSANAAYFMPSVRGAYVIKLTVVSGGKSDDTTVTIYSANYVGTGKFDDVPASYPNCMSCHGASPKFTAIFDKWKESGHATMFKEGISGLKGSYYGSGCFKCHTVGYDHDVASSNNGFDDVAKTEGWTWVSPPNAKKWDTLKTSYPKLVAFASIGCENCHGPGSEHASSGDVKKIAISLNSGSCGQCHDEPWRHNRYAQWENSLHSHAVWSGSFAQGASSQNNNLGNCIRCHDGQGFVNFTKGKTTNTTGWTEARHTKLGCPTCHDPHSGHLREAPTVADTLANGFKYTVGGKGMLCMNCHKARREAKSYAVSSVSSSHWGPHYSVESDVLLGQNAAEFGTPFISGNHKNAVRDGCVQCHMVATVDTGNVNRDKVGQHSFRLLNEATGYEHVESCKECHGSNISSFKDFIAAADFDGNGLIEDVQSEVKGLLKKLKKALPPVGSEEVDWTKVRDYKGADSLNMRKAYYNYKIMVDDNSYGMHNAKFSIDVLRKSVAILTGVEFEDNNIPAKFDLSQNYPNPFNPSTEIKFSVAKSENIKVSVYDAVGRLVKVLVNDMLSPGNYKVTWNGENSNGSKVVSGIYFYRFESSSFEATKKMVLLK; via the coding sequence ATGAAGTTTCTAACTACTTCAATTCTACTGGTATTATTTGTCGGTTTTTCTTTCGCTCAAACTGCGAATATTGAAATCGAAGCAATGACACCAGAGAAATTGCACCACTATGGTTATACAACAAAATCGGTTTCATCCGGATTAAATGTTGTACCAAACGGTACTTATGTATATCTAAATGCTGAAAATTTAGGAAGTACCGAACCATTCCTTCCTATTTGGGAAGTTCAATCCGCCCCAACTGGCGCATCGGTAACTTTTACGTATCCAAGCGCAAATGCGGCTTATTTTATGCCGTCGGTTCGCGGGGCTTATGTGATTAAATTAACTGTTGTTTCTGGCGGAAAATCTGACGATACAACTGTTACAATTTATTCGGCCAACTATGTTGGTACAGGGAAATTTGACGATGTTCCTGCATCATATCCAAACTGTATGTCTTGTCACGGTGCATCGCCCAAATTCACTGCTATCTTTGATAAGTGGAAAGAATCTGGTCATGCGACTATGTTCAAGGAAGGCATTTCAGGCCTCAAAGGTTCATATTATGGTTCTGGCTGCTTTAAGTGTCACACTGTTGGTTATGATCACGATGTAGCATCATCAAATAATGGTTTTGATGATGTGGCAAAAACAGAAGGTTGGACTTGGGTCAGTCCGCCTAATGCAAAAAAGTGGGATACACTAAAAACATCATATCCTAAATTAGTTGCTTTTGCAAGTATAGGTTGTGAAAATTGTCACGGACCAGGGAGTGAGCATGCATCAAGCGGTGATGTTAAAAAAATTGCTATTTCCTTAAATTCAGGTTCGTGCGGTCAATGTCATGATGAACCATGGAGACATAACAGATACGCTCAATGGGAAAACTCTCTTCATTCTCATGCAGTATGGTCAGGCTCATTTGCTCAAGGTGCATCATCACAAAATAATAATTTAGGAAACTGCATCAGATGCCATGATGGTCAAGGATTCGTTAATTTCACAAAGGGTAAAACAACGAATACTACCGGATGGACCGAAGCCCGTCATACTAAATTAGGGTGTCCTACTTGTCACGATCCGCACAGTGGTCATTTGCGCGAAGCACCAACAGTAGCAGATACTTTGGCAAACGGTTTTAAATATACTGTTGGCGGTAAAGGAATGCTCTGTATGAATTGTCACAAAGCTCGTAGAGAAGCAAAATCCTATGCAGTAAGTTCAGTAAGTTCTTCGCATTGGGGACCACACTACTCTGTTGAGTCAGATGTATTATTAGGTCAAAATGCTGCAGAATTTGGGACTCCGTTCATAAGTGGAAATCATAAAAATGCTGTAAGAGACGGATGCGTCCAATGTCATATGGTTGCTACTGTTGATACAGGTAATGTAAATAGAGACAAAGTCGGTCAGCATTCATTTAGATTATTGAATGAAGCAACTGGATATGAACACGTTGAATCTTGTAAAGAGTGCCACGGCTCAAACATTTCTAGTTTCAAAGACTTTATTGCAGCAGCTGATTTTGATGGTAATGGTTTAATTGAAGATGTTCAATCTGAAGTAAAAGGTTTACTGAAGAAGTTGAAAAAAGCTTTACCACCCGTTGGCAGTGAAGAAGTTGATTGGACTAAAGTAAGAGATTACAAAGGGGCTGATTCACTTAATATGAGAAAAGCCTATTATAACTATAAAATAATGGTTGATGATAATAGTTATGGTATGCACAATGCTAAATTCTCAATTGATGTCTTGAGAAAATCAGTCGCGATACTGACCGGCGTCGAATTTGAAGACAATAATATTCCAGCTAAATTTGATCTTAGTCAAAATTATCCTAATCCATTCAATCCATCGACTGAGATTAAATTCTCAGTTGCAAAATCAGAGAATATAAAAGTCTCAGTATATGATGCGGTTGGCAGATTAGTAAAAGTGTTAGTTAATGATATGCTCTCTCCTGGTAATTATAAAGTGACCTGGAATGGAGAAAATTCAAACGGATCTAAAGTTGTGAGCGGAATCTACTTCTATCGATTTGAATCCTCCTCCTTCGAAGCAACAAAGAAAATGGTGCTATTGAAATAA